The proteins below come from a single Kryptolebias marmoratus isolate JLee-2015 linkage group LG12, ASM164957v2, whole genome shotgun sequence genomic window:
- the rdh8a gene encoding retinol dehydrogenase 8a isoform X1 codes for MANSGQKVVLITGCSSGIGLRIAVTLAKDEKQRYHVIATMRDLKKKDKLVEAAGDAYGKTLMLLPLDVCSDDSVRQCVNSVKDRHIDILINNAGVGLLGPVESISIEEMKRVFDTNFFGVVRMIKEVMPDMKKRRSGHIVVMSSVMGLQGVVFNDVYTASKFAMEGFCESMAVQLMKFSIRLSMIEPGPVHTEFETKMMENVAKMDFPGVDADTVRYFKDVYLPSSIDIFEAMGQTPEDIAKCTKMVIESDSPRFRNLTNSLYTPIVALKYADETGGLSVNTFYNLLFNFGPLMHITMSILKCLTCSCLRRRTISPN; via the exons ATGGCGAACAGCGGGCAGAAAGTTGTGTTGATCACCGGGTGCTCCTCGGGCATCGGCTTACGAATTGCCGTCACGCTGGCCAAAGATGAAAAGCAGCGTTACCAtg TCATTGCTACCATGCGGGACCTGAAGAAAAAGGACAAGCTTGTGGAAGCAGCTGGAGATGCATATGGAAAGACGCTGATGTTGCTTCCATTAGACGTATGCAGTGATGACTCTGTCAGGCAGTGCGTTAACAGTGTTAAGGACCGCCATATTGATATCCTCA TCAACAATGCAGGTGTGGGCTTGCTGGGACCGGTGGAAAGCATCAGCAttgaagaaatgaaaagagtTTTTGACACCAACTTCTTTGGCGTGGTTCGAATGATCAAAGAAGTGATGCCAGACATGAAGAAGAGGCGTTCAGGGCACATTGTGGTCATGAGCAGTGTTATGGGTCTCCAAG GAGTGGTGTTTAATGACGTTTACACTGCCTCTAAGTTTGCAATGGAAGGGTTCTGTGAGAGTATGGCTGTGCAGCTGATGAAGTTCAGTATCCG GTTGTCCATGATTGAACCTGGCCCAGTGCACACTGAGTTTGAGACAAAGATGATGGAGAATGTGGCTAAGATGGATTTTCCAGGGGTTGATGCGGACACAGTTCGATATTTTAAAGACGTTTACCTGCCATCATCCATAGATATATTTGAAGCCATGGGTCAGACACCTGAGGACATAGCTAAA TGCACTAAGATGGTTATTGAGTCAGACAGCCCTCGCTTTAGGAATCTGACCAACAGCCTCTACACACCGATTGTGGCCTTAAAGTATGCAGATGAGACTGGTGGCCTGTCTGTGAACACCTTTTACAACCTGCTATTCAATTTCGGCCCTCTCATGCACATCACCATGAGCATTCTCAAGTGCCTGACATGTAGCTGCCTGCGCAGACGCACCATTTCTCCTAACTGA
- the rdh8a gene encoding retinol dehydrogenase 8a isoform X2: MANSGQKVVLITGCSSGIGLRIAVTLAKDEKQRYHVNNAGVGLLGPVESISIEEMKRVFDTNFFGVVRMIKEVMPDMKKRRSGHIVVMSSVMGLQGVVFNDVYTASKFAMEGFCESMAVQLMKFSIRLSMIEPGPVHTEFETKMMENVAKMDFPGVDADTVRYFKDVYLPSSIDIFEAMGQTPEDIAKCTKMVIESDSPRFRNLTNSLYTPIVALKYADETGGLSVNTFYNLLFNFGPLMHITMSILKCLTCSCLRRRTISPN, translated from the exons ATGGCGAACAGCGGGCAGAAAGTTGTGTTGATCACCGGGTGCTCCTCGGGCATCGGCTTACGAATTGCCGTCACGCTGGCCAAAGATGAAAAGCAGCGTTACCAtg TCAACAATGCAGGTGTGGGCTTGCTGGGACCGGTGGAAAGCATCAGCAttgaagaaatgaaaagagtTTTTGACACCAACTTCTTTGGCGTGGTTCGAATGATCAAAGAAGTGATGCCAGACATGAAGAAGAGGCGTTCAGGGCACATTGTGGTCATGAGCAGTGTTATGGGTCTCCAAG GAGTGGTGTTTAATGACGTTTACACTGCCTCTAAGTTTGCAATGGAAGGGTTCTGTGAGAGTATGGCTGTGCAGCTGATGAAGTTCAGTATCCG GTTGTCCATGATTGAACCTGGCCCAGTGCACACTGAGTTTGAGACAAAGATGATGGAGAATGTGGCTAAGATGGATTTTCCAGGGGTTGATGCGGACACAGTTCGATATTTTAAAGACGTTTACCTGCCATCATCCATAGATATATTTGAAGCCATGGGTCAGACACCTGAGGACATAGCTAAA TGCACTAAGATGGTTATTGAGTCAGACAGCCCTCGCTTTAGGAATCTGACCAACAGCCTCTACACACCGATTGTGGCCTTAAAGTATGCAGATGAGACTGGTGGCCTGTCTGTGAACACCTTTTACAACCTGCTATTCAATTTCGGCCCTCTCATGCACATCACCATGAGCATTCTCAAGTGCCTGACATGTAGCTGCCTGCGCAGACGCACCATTTCTCCTAACTGA